A single region of the Helicobacteraceae bacterium genome encodes:
- a CDS encoding class II aldolase and adducin N-terminal domain-containing protein: MEESVIYKLRRVSLSLFRQNIFGVFHGSISARVELDKFIINKREAIFDAMDEEDFTLLRHSRDYRWKEASLDSEIHSSIYQNIPDAKFVAYAMPPFTTAYSLDNDYIVPRDYFGKRLYPNIKIYDPKKSEDWYERADVEIPRAMIERDSDVLVIRSYGVYAHAREINDLAKKIAIIENSCKVLIYANI, from the coding sequence ATGGAAGAGTCCGTCATATATAAATTGCGCCGCGTTTCGCTCTCGTTGTTTCGTCAGAACATCTTCGGCGTATTTCACGGCTCGATCTCGGCGCGGGTAGAGCTGGACAAGTTTATTATCAACAAAAGAGAGGCGATATTCGACGCGATGGACGAGGAGGATTTTACGCTCTTACGCCATAGCCGCGATTACCGCTGGAAAGAGGCTAGCTTAGACAGCGAGATTCACTCCTCGATCTACCAAAATATCCCCGACGCGAAATTTGTCGCATACGCTATGCCGCCCTTTACGACGGCGTATTCGCTCGATAACGACTATATCGTCCCGCGCGATTATTTTGGCAAACGGCTTTATCCCAATATCAAGATATACGACCCCAAAAAATCCGAAGATTGGTACGAGCGCGCCGACGTAGAGATACCGCGCGCTATGATCGAGCGCGACTCGGACGTTTTGGTTATTCGCAGTTACGGCGTTTACGCGCACGCGAGGGAGATCAACGATCTAGCGAAAAAGATCGCAATCATTGAAAATAGCTGTAAAGTGTTGATATACGCCAACATCTAA
- a CDS encoding FAD-dependent oxidoreductase translates to MAKFDALVIGAGIAGSSIAYALTDRGVKVGAIEAGEIARGASGAAGAFLSPMAGRGFLVDFVNRALDFSLAFYERIAGDLLVKKGALRFPKSLESIERLFDDAAFANIPYERRDNAVFFPNAGAIDAVKLCVRLLEKSVVFQGLKADRPRYNNGEWIVGEHSAPILIVSTGAYPSILPDWWLKTRGVWGERLRVRPVKPIALNYMGDIAISASFSDGSAAIGATHKRGASEWRIDEAAAEFLLREATKALPEIQEARILDILGGMRPASSDYLPIAGLLPDAHKTLSDFPDIPSGRRTPTEAFSYYPNLYFFGAHGARGFVTAPYTALTLAETIVSGAKADASLEPSRFILRTFRRSADAYDALKRFERLES, encoded by the coding sequence TTGGCGAAATTTGACGCGCTCGTTATAGGAGCCGGAATCGCGGGATCGTCGATCGCCTACGCGCTTACCGATCGCGGCGTGAAAGTAGGCGCGATAGAGGCGGGCGAAATTGCCCGCGGCGCAAGCGGCGCGGCTGGCGCTTTTCTTTCGCCGATGGCGGGCAGAGGTTTTCTTGTGGATTTCGTAAATAGGGCGCTCGATTTTTCGCTCGCGTTTTACGAAAGGATCGCGGGCGATCTGCTTGTGAAAAAAGGCGCTCTTCGCTTCCCAAAATCCTTAGAGTCGATCGAGCGCCTTTTCGACGACGCGGCGTTTGCCAACATTCCATACGAGCGGCGCGACAACGCGGTATTTTTCCCTAACGCGGGCGCGATCGACGCGGTAAAACTATGCGTCAGATTGCTAGAAAAAAGCGTTGTGTTTCAAGGGCTGAAGGCTGATCGCCCCCGCTATAACAACGGCGAATGGATTGTCGGCGAACATAGCGCGCCGATTCTTATCGTCTCGACCGGCGCTTATCCTTCGATTTTGCCCGACTGGTGGCTGAAAACGCGCGGCGTATGGGGCGAGCGTTTGCGCGTCAGACCCGTTAAACCGATCGCGCTAAACTATATGGGCGATATTGCGATCTCGGCTAGTTTTTCGGACGGCTCGGCGGCGATCGGCGCGACGCACAAACGCGGCGCGAGCGAATGGCGCATAGACGAGGCGGCGGCGGAGTTTCTCCTGCGCGAGGCGACGAAAGCGCTCCCCGAAATACAAGAGGCGCGGATTTTGGACATACTAGGCGGTATGCGCCCCGCAAGCTCGGATTATCTGCCGATCGCGGGCTTGCTCCCCGACGCGCACAAGACGCTGAGCGATTTTCCCGATATACCGAGCGGCAGGCGAACGCCTACGGAAGCGTTTTCGTATTATCCTAACCTGTATTTTTTCGGCGCGCACGGCGCGAGAGGTTTCGTAACCGCGCCATACACGGCGCTAACGTTAGCCGAAACGATCGTAAGCGGCGCCAAAGCGGACGCTTCGCTAGAGCCGTCGCGTTTTATTTTGCGAACTTTTAGAAGAAGCGCCGACGCTTACGACGCGCTGAAACGATTTGAAAGATTGGAGAGTTAG